Proteins found in one Candidatus Hydrogenedentota bacterium genomic segment:
- the nqrE gene encoding NADH:ubiquinone reductase (Na(+)-transporting) subunit E — protein sequence MEHYLSLFTKSVFIENMALAFFLGMCSFLACSKKVETATGLGIAVVIVQAITVPMNQLVYSFLLRKGALTWVSASMAEVDLSFLGFLTYIGTIAAAVQLLEMTLDRYVPSLYVALGVFLPLITVNCVIMAGSLFMVERDYTFAESAVFGVGSGAGWALAIVALASIRERMKYSNVPPGLRGLGIAFILTGLMAMGFMTFSGIQL from the coding sequence TTGGAACATTACCTGAGCCTCTTCACCAAGTCGGTGTTCATTGAGAACATGGCCCTGGCATTCTTCCTGGGCATGTGCAGCTTCCTCGCGTGCTCGAAGAAGGTGGAAACCGCCACAGGCCTGGGGATTGCGGTCGTGATTGTGCAGGCTATCACCGTGCCCATGAACCAGCTGGTCTACAGCTTCCTGCTGCGGAAAGGCGCTCTGACGTGGGTTTCCGCCAGCATGGCTGAAGTCGACCTGTCGTTCCTGGGGTTCCTGACCTATATCGGCACGATTGCCGCCGCGGTGCAGCTGCTCGAGATGACCCTCGACCGGTATGTGCCGTCCCTGTATGTCGCGCTAGGGGTATTTCTGCCGCTGATTACCGTGAACTGCGTCATCATGGCCGGCTCGTTATTCATGGTCGAGCGGGACTACACCTTTGCCGAGAGCGCGGTGTTCGGGGTGGGCTCGGGCGCCGGTTGGGCACTGGCGATCGTGGCGTTGGCGTCGATACGCGAGCGCATGAAATACAGTAATGTGCCGCCGGGACTGCGGGGTCTGGGCATTGCGTTCATTCTCACCGGGTTGATGGCCATGGGGTTCATGACCTTCTCCGGCATCCAACTGTAA
- a CDS encoding NADH:ubiquinone reductase (Na(+)-transporting) subunit D — MGLDKADRKILLDPIFNNNPIALQVLGICSALAVTTKLDTALTMCAALTFVTAFSNLSVSLVRNSTPHTIRMIVQMTIIASLVIVVDQFLRAYLFDVSKRLSVFVGLIITNCIVMGRAEGYAMQHGPKASFLDGIGNGLGYSMILLLLGFFRELLGSGSLFGHQVFALKRDGGWYEPNGLMLLTPSAFFMIGLFIWALRTWKPEQREEE, encoded by the coding sequence ATGGGACTTGACAAGGCGGACCGGAAAATACTGCTCGATCCGATTTTCAACAACAATCCGATCGCCCTGCAGGTGCTGGGCATCTGCTCTGCGCTGGCGGTGACCACCAAACTTGACACGGCCCTCACCATGTGCGCCGCCTTAACATTCGTGACGGCCTTCTCCAACCTGTCGGTCAGCCTTGTGCGCAACAGCACTCCTCACACGATCCGCATGATCGTCCAGATGACGATCATCGCCTCGCTGGTTATTGTGGTGGACCAGTTTCTCCGGGCGTATCTGTTCGACGTCAGCAAACGGCTGTCGGTGTTCGTAGGCCTCATCATCACCAACTGCATCGTCATGGGCCGCGCCGAGGGCTATGCGATGCAGCACGGTCCGAAGGCCAGCTTCCTCGACGGGATCGGCAACGGGCTGGGTTACAGCATGATCCTTCTGCTGCTCGGGTTCTTCCGGGAGCTGCTGGGAAGCGGCAGCCTTTTCGGCCACCAGGTGTTTGCGCTCAAGCGCGACGGCGGGTGGTACGAGCCTAACGGGTTGATGCTGCTTACTCCGAGCGCCTTCTTCATGATCGGCCTTTTCATCTGGGCGCTGCGCACCTGGAAGCCCGAACAGCGCGAGGAGGAATGA
- a CDS encoding N-acetyltransferase, whose product MHASDAKCLKGVDAVAGVIRKARLGDMAGVKVLIDAAVVDDAVLPRTLIELCENVRDFHVYEEDGQLLGCCALHVDMQNLAEVRSLVVHESRRGSGIGSAMLRACLGEAGALGVERVYALTRSPKFFEREGFGYIDKHELPSKVFRDCVRCPRFPDCDELAVIRTVAG is encoded by the coding sequence ATGCACGCTTCCGATGCAAAGTGCTTGAAAGGGGTAGATGCCGTGGCCGGTGTCATTCGCAAAGCGCGTTTAGGCGACATGGCAGGAGTGAAGGTGTTGATCGACGCGGCCGTCGTTGACGATGCCGTGTTGCCGCGCACGCTCATCGAATTGTGCGAGAATGTTCGGGATTTTCACGTATACGAAGAAGATGGTCAATTGCTTGGTTGTTGCGCTCTCCACGTGGATATGCAAAACTTGGCGGAGGTGCGGTCGCTCGTTGTGCACGAGAGCCGCCGCGGTTCGGGTATTGGCTCGGCCATGTTGCGGGCATGCCTCGGGGAGGCCGGCGCTTTGGGCGTCGAACGGGTCTATGCCCTTACGCGCAGTCCCAAGTTCTTCGAGCGTGAGGGCTTCGGCTACATTGACAAGCACGAGCTTCCCAGTAAAGTGTTCCGGGATTGCGTGCGTTGTCCCCGGTTTCCCGATTGTGATGAACTGGCGGTGATTCGGACCGTCGCCGGCTAA
- the nqrF gene encoding NADH:ubiquinone reductase (Na(+)-transporting) subunit F — protein sequence MQIILLGLLMFNVVILSLVVILMVAKAKLVSSGQVSIEVNGDPEKTLKVPAGSSLLSTLANQQIYLPSACGGKGTCGVCKVKIHQGGGAMLPTEQGHISRGEAREGMRLSCQVKVKNDLKIEVPPEVFDIRKWHCTVRSNRNVATFIKELVLELPEGEEVPFRAGGYIQMECPPHTAYFKNFDVEQQFRDDWDKYGLWDLVSRCDEVVTRAYSMANYPDEKGIIMLNIRIATPPPRAPEGTPPGIMSSYIFNLKPGDAVTISGPYGEFYARDTRAEMVFIGGGAGMAPMRSHIFDQFKRIRTTRKVSFWYGARSLREAFYVEDFDAIQAQNDNFTWTLALSEPLSEDKWEGPVGFIHQVLLDSYLSKHPAPEDNEYYICGPPVMNTAAINMLQDLGVEQENIMFDDFGL from the coding sequence ATGCAGATCATCCTCCTTGGCTTGTTGATGTTCAACGTCGTCATTCTGAGTCTGGTGGTCATTCTGATGGTCGCCAAGGCGAAGCTCGTGAGCAGCGGCCAGGTGAGCATCGAAGTTAACGGCGACCCCGAGAAAACGCTGAAGGTCCCGGCGGGCTCGTCATTGTTGAGCACCCTGGCTAACCAGCAGATCTATCTCCCGTCGGCGTGCGGCGGCAAAGGCACGTGCGGGGTATGCAAAGTGAAAATTCACCAGGGCGGCGGCGCCATGCTGCCAACCGAGCAAGGCCACATCTCGCGCGGCGAAGCCCGCGAAGGCATGCGCCTCTCGTGCCAGGTGAAGGTCAAGAACGACCTCAAGATCGAAGTGCCGCCTGAAGTATTCGATATTCGCAAGTGGCACTGCACGGTCCGGTCCAACCGTAACGTTGCCACCTTCATCAAAGAGCTCGTGCTCGAGCTGCCCGAGGGCGAGGAAGTCCCCTTCCGGGCCGGAGGCTACATCCAGATGGAATGTCCGCCTCACACGGCCTACTTCAAGAACTTCGATGTTGAACAACAGTTCCGGGACGACTGGGACAAGTACGGCCTCTGGGACCTTGTCTCCCGCTGCGATGAAGTGGTTACGCGCGCGTATTCCATGGCCAATTACCCCGACGAAAAGGGGATCATCATGCTGAACATCCGCATTGCCACTCCTCCTCCGCGCGCGCCCGAGGGCACGCCGCCCGGCATCATGTCCTCGTACATCTTTAACCTGAAGCCGGGCGATGCGGTCACGATCTCGGGGCCCTATGGAGAGTTCTATGCCCGGGACACCCGCGCCGAGATGGTGTTCATCGGCGGCGGCGCGGGCATGGCCCCCATGCGCTCGCACATTTTCGACCAGTTCAAGCGCATCCGTACCACGCGCAAGGTGAGTTTCTGGTACGGCGCTCGCAGCCTGCGCGAGGCGTTCTATGTTGAAGATTTCGACGCGATACAGGCCCAAAACGACAATTTCACTTGGACGCTGGCTCTTTCAGAGCCTCTGTCCGAAGACAAATGGGAGGGGCCGGTCGGGTTCATTCACCAGGTACTTCTGGACAGCTACCTCAGCAAGCACCCCGCGCCCGAAGACAATGAATACTACATCTGCGGGCCGCCCGTGATGAATACCGCCGCTATCAACATGTTGCAGGACCTTGGGGTCGAACAAGAGAACATCATGTTCGACGATTTCGGGCTGTGA
- the proC gene encoding pyrroline-5-carboxylate reductase translates to MAVEMRLGFLGFGNMGRAIAGGLIERQTMRPGQLATFDVDEAKRAAAQAMGMKAVSSAESLAEACDALMVAVKPQNAAEALEPLAGKLAPSALVISICAGLSTAFFQERLGSGRRVIRVMPNTPALVGAGAAAVAPGKNCVQEDIDFAKAIFESVGLVQIVPESAMDAVTALSGSGPAYFFYMVECLVRAAQEEGLTEEQATELAKQTALGAGRLLLESGESAGVLRQRVTSKGGTTEAALRAFKEHGFEEAIRAGVAAAAARSRELGR, encoded by the coding sequence ATGGCAGTAGAGATGCGGCTGGGATTTCTTGGGTTCGGCAACATGGGGCGCGCCATTGCGGGCGGCCTGATCGAGCGGCAGACCATGCGCCCCGGGCAGTTGGCCACATTCGATGTGGACGAAGCAAAGCGGGCTGCTGCCCAGGCAATGGGTATGAAGGCGGTTTCGTCGGCGGAAAGCCTGGCGGAAGCGTGCGACGCCCTTATGGTAGCGGTGAAACCGCAGAATGCGGCGGAAGCGCTTGAACCTCTGGCGGGGAAGCTGGCTCCCAGCGCGCTCGTCATCTCGATTTGCGCCGGTCTGTCGACGGCGTTCTTTCAGGAACGGCTTGGCAGTGGGCGCCGCGTTATCCGGGTGATGCCGAACACGCCGGCTCTGGTTGGCGCCGGCGCGGCGGCGGTCGCCCCGGGCAAAAACTGTGTTCAAGAGGATATCGATTTCGCGAAGGCCATCTTCGAATCGGTAGGGCTGGTGCAGATCGTGCCTGAAAGCGCCATGGACGCCGTGACGGCATTGAGCGGCAGCGGGCCGGCCTACTTCTTCTACATGGTCGAGTGCCTGGTTCGGGCTGCTCAGGAAGAAGGGCTTACGGAAGAGCAAGCCACGGAATTGGCCAAGCAGACGGCATTGGGCGCGGGGCGGCTCCTGCTGGAATCGGGCGAAAGCGCCGGCGTTCTGCGCCAACGGGTCACTTCGAAGGGGGGCACGACGGAAGCAGCGTTGCGGGCTTTCAAGGAACATGGGTTTGAGGAAGCCATTCGGGCGGGTGTGGCCGCTGCGGCCGCCCGCTCCCGGGAGTTGGGCCGTTAG
- a CDS encoding NADH:ubiquinone reductase (Na(+)-transporting) subunit B, producing MNAIRKLLDKQAKHFEQGGRLEALYPLWEAGDTFLFSLGKVTRNASHVRDGADLKRIMITVVVALLPCMFMAMYNTGYQAQLAVQHGAAMWDGWQTAAFNALGFDLVKGGFFACVVYGALFFIPVYIVTLAAGGTAEVIFCIVRKHEVNEGFLVTSALFPLILPATVPLWQVALGILFGVIIGKEVFGGVGMNIFNPALTARAFLYFAYPAEISGDNVWIAAQTSADGYSGATWLAVMKESGMEGLRNGLGELRGGITWWESFIGLEPGSMGETSALFCLIGAAILIATRVASWRIMLGGLLGATISAMLFNTLGKDPSSVYAVPFYWHWVLGGFAFAIVFMATDPVSAPFTDKGKYIYGFLIGLLGILIREVNPAYAGSWMLSILFMNMFSSTIDHYVVRANIKRRLARNAA from the coding sequence ATGAACGCCATACGGAAACTCCTCGACAAACAGGCCAAGCATTTCGAGCAGGGCGGCAGGCTCGAAGCGCTTTACCCTTTGTGGGAAGCCGGCGACACCTTCCTGTTCTCCTTAGGCAAGGTGACGCGGAACGCCTCGCACGTGCGAGATGGCGCCGATCTCAAGCGCATCATGATCACGGTGGTCGTCGCGCTGCTTCCGTGCATGTTCATGGCGATGTACAACACCGGGTATCAGGCTCAGCTTGCCGTGCAGCACGGGGCAGCCATGTGGGACGGCTGGCAGACCGCGGCGTTCAATGCGCTCGGTTTTGACCTTGTCAAGGGCGGATTCTTCGCATGCGTGGTATACGGGGCGCTGTTCTTCATCCCTGTCTATATCGTGACGCTAGCGGCGGGCGGGACCGCGGAGGTCATCTTCTGTATCGTACGCAAACACGAGGTAAACGAGGGGTTTCTGGTTACCAGCGCGCTGTTTCCGTTGATTCTTCCCGCCACGGTCCCGTTATGGCAGGTCGCGCTCGGCATTCTTTTTGGCGTCATCATCGGCAAGGAAGTGTTCGGCGGGGTGGGCATGAACATATTCAACCCAGCCTTGACGGCTCGTGCGTTTCTCTACTTCGCCTATCCAGCCGAGATATCAGGCGATAACGTCTGGATTGCCGCGCAAACCAGTGCCGACGGCTACAGCGGCGCCACGTGGCTCGCCGTCATGAAGGAATCGGGCATGGAAGGCCTGCGCAACGGCCTGGGCGAATTGCGCGGCGGCATCACCTGGTGGGAGTCGTTTATCGGCCTCGAACCGGGCTCGATGGGTGAGACCTCGGCGCTGTTCTGTCTCATTGGCGCGGCGATACTCATCGCCACCCGGGTGGCTTCGTGGCGCATCATGCTGGGCGGTCTGCTGGGGGCCACCATTTCGGCAATGCTCTTCAACACTCTTGGAAAGGACCCCTCGTCCGTGTACGCCGTGCCGTTCTATTGGCATTGGGTGTTGGGCGGATTCGCCTTCGCCATCGTGTTTATGGCCACGGACCCGGTCTCGGCCCCGTTTACCGATAAAGGCAAGTACATCTACGGATTCCTCATCGGGTTGCTCGGCATCCTGATACGCGAAGTGAACCCGGCCTATGCGGGCAGTTGGATGCTGTCCATCTTGTTCATGAACATGTTCTCGTCGACCATCGATCACTACGTGGTGCGAGCGAACATCAAGAGGAGGTTGGCGCGCAATGCAGCGTAG
- a CDS encoding DUF4203 domain-containing protein has product MVDMDTTWRLPAFEDLPLTASNGAVAIAIAIGTLYCFLGYRTLRFVIILTGFLLAGAVAAALAAWLGKGHVIAIVISGVLGGICGAIALAFLVRSGIFLLGVLGVLVVAMHLTAGRQESYMPWVVLAAGGIGGVLALLLRRTIVILATAAIGAWMVVSGIIFFLAGPGSLGQPSETVLAVREGWVGVACWAVLAGAGAAAQFATRPLEQQAPKRDGERRP; this is encoded by the coding sequence ATGGTTGACATGGATACAACATGGCGTCTTCCCGCTTTCGAGGACCTGCCCCTTACCGCAAGCAACGGGGCTGTCGCAATCGCCATCGCCATCGGAACTCTGTATTGTTTCCTGGGTTACCGGACATTGCGCTTCGTCATCATATTGACCGGTTTTCTGTTGGCGGGCGCAGTAGCCGCCGCGCTTGCCGCTTGGCTCGGCAAGGGACACGTCATCGCCATCGTCATCTCCGGCGTCCTGGGTGGGATTTGTGGGGCCATAGCCCTTGCTTTTCTGGTGCGGAGCGGGATCTTTCTGCTCGGCGTGCTGGGGGTTCTTGTGGTGGCTATGCACCTTACAGCGGGCAGGCAAGAATCCTACATGCCCTGGGTGGTCCTTGCAGCGGGCGGCATAGGGGGAGTCCTGGCCCTGCTCCTCCGGCGTACCATTGTTATCCTCGCGACCGCCGCCATCGGCGCCTGGATGGTGGTCTCGGGCATCATATTCTTCCTGGCCGGGCCCGGTTCCCTCGGACAGCCCAGCGAAACCGTGCTCGCTGTCCGGGAAGGCTGGGTCGGGGTCGCCTGCTGGGCCGTACTGGCCGGCGCCGGCGCCGCAGCCCAGTTCGCCACCCGTCCCCTCGAACAGCAAGCGCCCAAGCGCGATGGGGAAAGGAGACCATAA
- a CDS encoding outer membrane lipoprotein carrier protein LolA has translation MIVLLLAAAAAVETESVDAFLEELAAKRDAIHVVRAQLERENITPDGVFEAKGTMLYARPRRIVFRYEDPAVTDLLIDGRRIYRYDEDMEQLQIDDLDDDPATEALYLGFENDFARLREAFEVSFFIPEIKEGAVKGLLLRPKKKTGEDGTATAAVFDEVFLYLREDDFLPTRVIVVNDADSRVDIRMSNYEVNCKIEPVESQFQVPEGTVVIENQESYEEVPSGGLLLPRDPVVPETSPGPEENPRP, from the coding sequence GTGATCGTGCTGTTACTGGCTGCGGCTGCGGCGGTCGAAACCGAAAGCGTCGATGCCTTCCTCGAGGAACTCGCGGCCAAACGTGACGCGATTCATGTGGTTCGGGCGCAGCTCGAGCGCGAGAACATAACCCCGGACGGTGTTTTCGAGGCGAAGGGCACCATGCTCTATGCCCGGCCGAGGCGGATCGTGTTTCGCTATGAAGACCCTGCCGTAACCGATTTGCTGATTGACGGGCGGCGCATCTACCGCTACGACGAGGACATGGAACAGCTGCAAATCGACGATTTGGACGACGATCCCGCCACGGAAGCTCTCTACCTCGGATTCGAGAATGACTTCGCGCGGCTCCGCGAAGCCTTCGAGGTGTCGTTCTTTATTCCCGAAATAAAGGAAGGCGCCGTCAAGGGGCTTCTCCTCAGACCAAAAAAGAAGACCGGCGAGGACGGGACTGCTACTGCAGCGGTCTTTGATGAAGTGTTTTTGTACTTGCGCGAGGACGATTTTCTTCCCACCAGAGTCATCGTTGTGAATGACGCCGATTCACGCGTGGACATCCGTATGTCGAATTACGAAGTGAACTGCAAGATCGAGCCTGTCGAGTCCCAATTCCAAGTCCCTGAAGGCACGGTAGTTATCGAAAACCAGGAGTCGTACGAAGAGGTTCCTTCAGGCGGTTTGCTTCTTCCGCGCGATCCCGTGGTTCCCGAGACATCCCCGGGCCCCGAGGAGAATCCTCGCCCGTGA
- a CDS encoding DivIVA domain-containing protein encodes MNEKTEEPGTVKKDRMITKALGEEIAITPSDIYNQDFKRAMLGGYETRQVDAFLERVADIIDRLLGQIRHLREKVDEQRAAIDEYREIEKTLRSALVSSQKFSEDILASAKREAESLIEEGRLKKAQAQLAAAKLPRKLARDIHVLEQQRSRMRREMLAILETHKNLLDSLIPGEDNAPAGFFDAGVTSDTGEDDEDSNLPVVNITDLSEEPGAETGGAASFSTETAESGVRQEGSASPHASGVSEMGGRSNAAASSAGIPAEPEGAPLDSSKGSGGAEAAERKKDSSK; translated from the coding sequence ATGAACGAGAAAACAGAAGAACCGGGAACCGTCAAGAAGGATCGCATGATCACCAAGGCTCTTGGCGAAGAAATCGCGATCACTCCCAGCGACATCTACAACCAGGATTTCAAGCGCGCCATGCTTGGCGGCTATGAAACCCGGCAAGTGGATGCGTTTCTTGAGCGCGTGGCCGACATCATCGATCGGCTGCTCGGCCAGATCCGCCATCTGCGGGAAAAGGTCGATGAGCAGCGCGCCGCCATAGACGAGTACCGTGAAATCGAGAAGACGCTGCGGAGCGCTCTTGTCAGTTCGCAGAAGTTCAGCGAGGACATTCTTGCATCCGCGAAGCGCGAGGCCGAATCGCTTATCGAGGAGGGCCGGCTCAAGAAGGCTCAGGCCCAACTCGCGGCGGCGAAGCTGCCCCGCAAACTGGCCCGCGACATCCATGTGCTCGAACAACAGCGCAGCCGTATGCGCCGGGAGATGCTGGCCATTCTCGAAACCCACAAAAACCTGCTCGATAGCCTCATTCCCGGCGAAGACAACGCGCCGGCGGGCTTCTTCGACGCGGGCGTGACCAGCGATACCGGCGAGGATGATGAAGATTCCAACCTCCCCGTCGTCAATATTACCGACCTGTCGGAGGAGCCGGGTGCGGAGACGGGCGGCGCGGCCTCCTTTTCCACGGAAACGGCCGAGTCCGGCGTCCGCCAAGAGGGCTCTGCGTCCCCGCACGCTTCCGGCGTGAGCGAGATGGGGGGGCGGAGCAATGCCGCCGCGAGTTCGGCGGGAATTCCCGCGGAACCCGAAGGCGCTCCGTTGGATTCATCTAAGGGTTCGGGGGGTGCGGAAGCGGCAGAACGTAAGAAGGATTCCTCAAAGTGA
- a CDS encoding Na(+)-translocating NADH-quinone reductase subunit C — protein sequence MQRSGSLYTLGFAGAMCVICAVLVSSSAYFLRGPQERNKVLDRQRQVLSVAGLMKNGENLSAEQVQQRFEESIEKRFVNIETGQALTSEEFQSQTGLDPRSYDSREASTNPALSKAAPANNMARVIRIPNYAIVYYVVEGGQPAEIVLPIVGKGLWSTMYGFLALDKDTRTIRGITFYEHGETPGLGGEVDNPKWKAQWVNRKAYDENWTPQITVIKGQAGSPDENPYKVDGLSGATLTSRGVGNLVRFWLGEDGFKPFLEQFRKQGSAA from the coding sequence ATGCAGCGTAGCGGGTCACTGTATACCCTCGGGTTCGCCGGCGCCATGTGCGTGATTTGCGCGGTGCTGGTGTCCTCATCCGCCTATTTCCTGCGAGGCCCCCAGGAGCGCAACAAGGTCCTCGACCGCCAGCGTCAGGTCCTGAGCGTCGCGGGGCTCATGAAGAATGGTGAAAACCTGTCGGCGGAACAGGTGCAGCAGCGGTTCGAGGAATCGATCGAAAAGCGGTTTGTGAATATCGAGACGGGCCAGGCCTTGACTTCGGAGGAGTTCCAGAGCCAGACGGGCCTCGACCCGCGCAGCTACGATTCGCGGGAAGCCAGCACCAATCCGGCGCTCAGCAAGGCCGCACCGGCAAACAACATGGCCCGCGTCATCCGGATTCCGAATTACGCGATCGTCTATTACGTTGTCGAGGGCGGGCAGCCCGCCGAAATCGTGTTGCCCATCGTCGGCAAGGGGCTGTGGTCCACCATGTACGGATTCCTGGCTCTCGACAAAGACACGCGCACCATTCGCGGGATAACGTTCTACGAGCACGGCGAAACCCCCGGCTTGGGCGGCGAGGTCGACAACCCGAAGTGGAAAGCCCAATGGGTCAACCGTAAAGCGTACGACGAGAATTGGACTCCCCAAATCACGGTGATCAAGGGGCAGGCCGGGTCTCCGGACGAGAATCCGTACAAGGTTGATGGTTTGTCTGGGGCGACGCTTACGAGCCGCGGCGTCGGCAATCTGGTTCGGTTTTGGCTGGGTGAAGACGGTTTCAAGCCGTTCCTGGAGCAATTCCGAAAACAAGGGAGCGCAGCCTGA
- a CDS encoding FAD:protein FMN transferase: MPTVPRHAGWMRGPLPSREARFGFPHGCSRWRVATALVILLLACAGCRDRVPIHERVPEFSGTTMGTVYKAKVMLPDPAGTDLTALQHLIEAELEGVNAAMSTYLPDSELSRFNTHASTTPFPVSAATLDVFRLALEISERTNGAFDITVGPLVNAWGFGPGDVPENPLSDNEIQALKEHVGYQKVTIDPVASTVRKDDPALYCDLSAIAKGYGVDRVCAALENAGFHDYMVEVGGEVRTGGLNGEGAPWRIGVVRPDALLGDVETVVPMSGWSMATSGDYRNFYERNGVRYSHEIDPHTGRPISHNLASASVIHKECAVADGYATALMVMGPEEALHWANENDMAAFFIVRTADGHFRDIATKAFEQFMAQAGESRSSSGQPSPERRE, encoded by the coding sequence ATGCCTACCGTTCCGCGGCACGCCGGCTGGATGCGTGGCCCTCTCCCAAGCAGGGAAGCAAGGTTCGGGTTTCCGCACGGTTGTTCCCGCTGGCGGGTCGCCACGGCCCTGGTCATCCTGCTGCTGGCGTGCGCGGGGTGCCGTGACAGGGTGCCGATCCACGAACGCGTCCCCGAGTTCTCCGGTACGACCATGGGAACGGTCTACAAGGCGAAGGTGATGTTGCCCGACCCCGCCGGAACGGACCTGACCGCCTTGCAACACTTGATCGAGGCCGAACTCGAGGGCGTGAATGCCGCGATGTCCACGTACTTGCCGGATTCCGAACTCTCGCGGTTCAACACGCATGCCTCGACCACCCCTTTCCCCGTTTCGGCCGCCACTCTCGACGTGTTTCGGCTTGCCCTCGAGATTAGCGAGCGCACGAACGGGGCGTTCGACATCACCGTCGGGCCTCTTGTGAACGCGTGGGGCTTCGGACCCGGCGACGTTCCCGAGAACCCGCTGAGCGACAATGAGATACAGGCGTTGAAAGAACACGTTGGCTACCAGAAAGTCACCATTGATCCTGTGGCCTCGACCGTGCGGAAGGACGACCCAGCGCTTTACTGTGATCTTTCGGCCATCGCCAAAGGATACGGCGTAGACCGCGTGTGTGCCGCCCTCGAAAACGCCGGTTTCCACGACTACATGGTGGAAGTCGGCGGCGAAGTGCGGACTGGCGGGCTTAACGGCGAAGGGGCCCCGTGGCGGATTGGCGTCGTGCGTCCTGACGCTCTCCTGGGCGATGTGGAGACCGTCGTGCCCATGAGCGGTTGGTCCATGGCCACATCCGGCGACTATCGCAACTTCTACGAACGGAACGGCGTCCGCTATTCCCACGAGATCGATCCCCATACCGGCAGGCCCATTTCGCATAATCTGGCGTCGGCGAGTGTTATTCATAAAGAATGTGCGGTCGCTGACGGGTACGCGACGGCCCTCATGGTTATGGGGCCGGAAGAAGCCTTGCATTGGGCCAATGAGAATGACATGGCCGCGTTCTTCATAGTCCGCACGGCGGACGGCCATTTTCGCGACATAGCGACGAAGGCCTTCGAGCAGTTCATGGCCCAAGCTGGAGAATCGCGCTCCAGCTCTGGCCAGCCCTCTCCGGAAAGGAGGGAATAA
- a CDS encoding Maf family protein, translating into MKRIVLASVSPRRRALLAALGLDFDVVASGAPEIEEGLPPEQLVVMNACAKCDEVARRLTQPALVIAADTLVFLDSHVLTKPASLDEAREMLKRLSGRTHAVLTGLALADTATGSRVEGFERTEVTFRQLAEDEIAHFVHAVRPVDRAGAYTVDGPGSLLVARYSGCYQNVLGLPIVRLDMLMRELGCSLFELMDHTRADFL; encoded by the coding sequence GTGAAACGTATTGTCCTTGCGTCCGTCTCGCCTCGGCGGCGGGCCCTTCTGGCGGCATTGGGACTCGATTTCGATGTTGTGGCCAGTGGTGCGCCCGAAATTGAGGAAGGGCTGCCCCCTGAGCAACTGGTTGTCATGAACGCGTGCGCCAAATGCGACGAGGTTGCCCGGCGTCTTACCCAGCCCGCTCTGGTAATTGCGGCCGATACCCTTGTTTTTCTGGACAGCCATGTCCTTACCAAACCCGCCAGCCTCGATGAGGCTCGGGAAATGCTGAAGCGTCTTTCCGGCCGCACCCATGCCGTCTTGACCGGCCTCGCTTTGGCTGACACCGCGACCGGGTCCAGGGTCGAGGGATTCGAGCGGACGGAGGTGACGTTTCGTCAGCTGGCTGAAGACGAAATCGCTCATTTCGTGCATGCAGTGCGCCCGGTTGACCGCGCCGGGGCCTATACCGTGGATGGTCCCGGCAGCTTGCTCGTAGCCAGGTACTCGGGGTGCTATCAAAACGTGCTGGGCCTGCCAATCGTCCGGCTGGACATGCTCATGCGGGAGTTGGGCTGCAGTCTATTCGAGCTGATGGATCATACCCGGGCGGATTTTCTGTAG